The proteins below are encoded in one region of Helianthus annuus cultivar XRQ/B chromosome 2, HanXRQr2.0-SUNRISE, whole genome shotgun sequence:
- the LOC110920635 gene encoding rho GTPase-activating protein REN1, with translation MVDSKNNNNHELKHSNSIITKNNSNNNSEDDSKTHAHASAQGDGGGGTLSPHGAAQPSEADYCLNGNKVHKSGPLFLSSKGIGWTSWKKRWFVLTQTSLVFYRSDPNAAPQKGCEANLTLGGIDLNSSGSVVVKADKKLLTVSFPDSRDGRAFTLKAETTDDLNEWKAALDEALANAPSASPKAGPTGTSKNDKGDTADAASSEQSKDGAPGKPMILGRPILLALEDVDGTPSFLEKALRYVEDYGVKVEGILRQAADVEDVERRMREYEQGKVEFNEDEDAHVIGDCIKYILRELPSSPVPASCCNALLDAHKTDRATRVSAMRAAICDTFPEPNRRLLQRILIMMEAVADNKNVNRMSVSAVAACMAPLLLRPILACECNLDSQFSMGGDQSDQLMQAAAAANHAQAIVITLLEEYDNIFGEGDMLSDLYSDSEDLGSESEELSEDDYDDGDYTSEDSEHASTSSHSGGDGDGYQKNTKRPTTLRSHTIAHREVIKKSKSKPKSHARSISEVPDNVSNQIGDNITRKTVEHGTRPENENAQQSTNRELSDDIQRSSTTADSRGNTKHATQQTDVTPDATKEESQAKNEEADLLSEKKELETRRIQLKQEVARLEQQLQKELELRKRLETGIKISQQALFSQFSTNEKAESYVISEATNTSQESKDGNNKHQVHSYSTRLPPHKQLDLTRSSKACANFILQASSNISFYFRRYACLELWLC, from the exons ATGGTTGATtccaagaacaacaacaatcatgaaTTGAAACACAGTAATTCAATCATTACCAAAAACAACAGCAATAACAATTCTGAGGATGATTCAAAAACACACGCTCATGCTTCCGCTCAG ggagatggtggtggtggtacaTTGTCTCCTCATGGGGCGGCTCAGCCATCCGAGGCCGATTATTGTCTAAATGGCAACAAG GTGCACAAGAGTGGACCACTATTTCTTTCATCAAAAG GGATCGGCTGGACCTCCTGGAAGAAAAGGTGGTTTGTGCTGACACAAACCTCGTTGGTTTTCTATCGAAGTGATCCC AATGCTGCTCCTCAAAAGGGATGTGAGGCGAATCTAACCCTTGGCGGCATAGACCTTAACAGTTCAGGCAG TGTGGTTGTTAAAGCAGATAAGAAACTGTTGACAGTTTCATTTCCCGACAGTCGTGATGGGAGAGCTTTTACTCTTAAG GCTGAAACTACAGATGATTTAAATGAGTGGAAGGCTGCATTGGATGAAGCTTTGGCAAACGCACCAAGTGCGAGCCCAAAGGCGGGGCCCACCGGAACATCGAAAAACGACAAGGGTGATACAGCTGATGCTGCTTCTTCAGAACAGT CAAAAGATGGAGCCCCGGGAAAACCAATGATTCTCGGTCGTCCAATCTTACTTGCATTGGAAGATGTAGATGGAACACCATCTTTCTTGGAGAAAGCTCTTAGATACGTTGAAGATTATG GAGTGAAAGTAGAAGGCATCTTGAGGCAGGCTGCAGACGTTGAAGATGTTGAGCGCCGCATGCGAGAATACGAACAGG GAAAGGTTGAGTTTAATGAGGATGAGGATGCACATGTTATAGGAGATTGTATCAAG TATATTCTTCGGGAATTACCATCATCCCCAGTTCCAGCTTCTTGTTGCAACGCTTTGCTAGACGCACATA AAACTGATCGGGCCACGAGAGTCAGCGCCATGCGTGCAGCCATATGCGACACATTTCCTGAACCAAATCGCCGTTTATTACAAAG AATTTTGATAATGATGGAAGCCGTTGCTGACAACAAAAACGTGAACAGAATGAGCGTTTCAGCTGTCGCAGCTTGCATGGCACCGTTACTTCTTCGACCCATTTTAGCTTGTGAATGCAATCTAGATAGTCAATTCAGTATGGGTGGTGATCAATCCGATCAACTGATGCAAGCAGCTGCAGCTGCTAACCATGCTCAAGCAATCGTTATCACTCTTCTAGAAGAATACGATAACATATTTGGT GAAGGAGATATGTTAAGCGACTTATACTCCGACTCAGAAGACCTCGGAAGTGAGAGCGAAGAGCTTAGTGAAGATGATTACGATGACGGTGACTACACGTCTGAAGATTCCGAGCATGCGTCAACATCTAGTCATAGTGGCGGCGATGGTGATGGTTACCAGAAAAATACCAAG CGACCCACTACCTTAAGATCACATACGATAGCACATCGGGAAGTTAttaaaaagtcaaagtcaaagccaAAGTCTCATGCCCGATCAATAAGCGAAGTTCCTGATAATGTTTCAAATCAGATTGGTGACAATATAACAAGGAAAACAGTTGAGCATGGCACGCGCCCCGAAAATGAAAACGCACAACAAAGTACAAACAGAGAGTTGAGTGATGATATTCAGAGGTCATCAACTACAGCAGATTCGCGTGGAAACACAAAACACGCTACGCAGCAAACTGATGTAACGCCTGATGCCACTAAAGAGGAATCACAAGCTAAAAATGAAGAAGCGGACTTGTTGAGCGAAAAGAAAGAGTTAGAAACACGTCGCATACAACTCAAACAAGAA GTGGCAAGGTTAGAGCAACAGCTGCAGAAGGAGTTAGAATTGAGAAAAAGACTTGAAACTGGAATTAAGATATCTCAACAGGCCTTATTTTCACAATTCTCTACTAATGAAAAG GCAGAGAGTTATGTCATTAGTGAAGCTACAAATACTTCTCAGGAGAGCAAG GATGGCAACAACAAACATCAAGTTCACTCTTATTCTACTAGATTACCTCCACACAAGCAGCTTGATTTGACTCGCAGCTCCAAGGCATGCGCAAATTTCATTTTGCAAGCTTCTTCTAATATTTCATTTTACTTTAGAAGATATGCATGCTTAGAGCTATGGTTGTGTTGA